Proteins encoded by one window of Microtus pennsylvanicus isolate mMicPen1 chromosome 18, mMicPen1.hap1, whole genome shotgun sequence:
- the LOC142837457 gene encoding olfactory receptor 5V1-like: MEAYNLTTVTQFIFIGLSDLPEVRYPLFVAFVIIYQITLLGNGAILLAIVTERKLHTPMYYLLANLSLLDIFCPSATVPKMLKNLLTEDHSISFVGCALQLYFLVALAGTEVFLLAVMAYDRYVAICFPLRYSLIMTTVRCVQMLVGTWAAGFLNSFIHTMSTFSLTFCKCNRVNQYYCDIPPVVALSCSSTYIAEMLVLVVGGIFGVGAFLITLISYIYIVSTILKIQSVEGKRKAFSTCASHLLVVFLFYGTTIFTYIRPSSSQHSPARDRLISMLYGVITPMLNPIIYSLRNTEVKGALRKVLRLRICSQKT; encoded by the coding sequence ATGGAAGCCTACAATCTTACCACAGTGACTCAGTTCATCTTCATAGGGCTCTCTGACCTCCCTGAGGTGCGTTATCCCCTCTTTGTGGCCTTTGTTATCATCTATCAGATTACTTTGCTAGGAAACGGGGCCATCCTCTTGGCCATAGTGACTGAGAGAAAGCTCCACACTCCCATGTATTACCTGTTGGCCAATCTGTCCCTGCTGGACATATTCTGTCCATCAGCCACTGTCCCCAAGATGCTCAAGAATCTCTTGACTGAAGATCACAGCATTTCCTTTGTTGGGTGTGCTTTGCAGCTCTATTTCCTGGTGGCCCTAGCTGGGACTGAAGTTTTCTTGCTGGCTGTGATGGCTTATGACCGGTATGTGGCCATATGCTTCCCTCTGCGTTATTCCCTCATCATGACCACGGTTCGCTGTGTGCAGATGCTGGTGGGGACCTGGGCAGCTGGGTTTCTCAACTCCTTCATCCATACAATGTCCACCTTTAGCCTGACTTTCTGCAAGTGCAATCGAGTAAACCAGTACTACTGTGATATCCCCCCTGTGGTGGCCCTGTCCTGCTCATCCACCTACATAGCAGAAATGCTTGTTTTAGTGGTAGGAGGTATTTTTGGGGTTGGTGCTTTTCTGATCACTTTGATCTCCTACATATACATCGTGTCCACCATCCTAAAGATCCAGTCAGTAGAAGGGAAGCGCAAAGCCTTCTCCACCTGTGCTTCCCATCTTCTTGTCGTCTTCTTGTTCTATGGCACAACAATATTTACCTATATCCGCCCGTCCTCCAGTCAACACtctcctgccagagacagactcaTCTCTATGCTGTATGGGGTCATTACCCCCATGTTAAACCCCATTATCTATAGCCTGAGAAACACAGAAGTCAAAGGAGCACTCAGAAAAGTTTTACGTCTTAGAATATGTTCACAGAAAACATGA
- the LOC142837819 gene encoding olfactory receptor 5V1-like — protein sequence MDVYNLTTVTQFILIGLSDLPQVRYPLFVAFIIIYQITLLGNGAILLAIVTERKLQTPMYYLLANLSLLDIFCPSTTVPKMLNNLLTEDHNISFVGCALQLYFLVALAGTEVFLLAVMAYDRYVAICFPLRYSLIMTKVRCVQMLVGTWAAGFLNSFMHTLATFSLSFCKCNRVNQYYCDIPPVVALSCSSTFIAEMLILLMGSIFGVGAFLITLISYIYIVSTILKIQSVEGKRKAFSTCASHLLVVFLFYGTTIFTYIRPSSSQHSPARDRLISMLYGVITPMLNPIIYSLRNTEVKGALRKVLQFKIYLQKT from the coding sequence ATGGATGTCTACAATCTTACCACAGTGACTCAGTTCATCCTCATAGGGCTCTCTGATCTCCCTCAGGTGCGTTATCCCCTCTTTGTGGCCTTTATCATCATCTATCAGATCACTTTGCTGGGAAACGGGGCCATCCTCTTGGCCATAGTGACTGAGAGAAAGCTCCAAACTCCCATGTATTATTTGTTGGCCAATCTGTCCCTGCTGGACATATTCTGTCCGTCAACCACGGTCCCCAAAATGCTCAACAATCTCTTGACTGAAGATCACAACATTTCCTTTGTTGGGTGTGCTTTGCAGCTCTATTTCCTGGTAGCCCTAGCTGGGACTGAAGTTTTCTTGCTGGCTGTGATGGCTTATGACCGGTATGTGGCCATATGCTTCCCTCTGCGTTATTCCCTCATCATGACCAAGGTTCGCTGTGTGCAGATGCTGGTGGGGACCTGGGCAGCTGGGTTTCTGAATTCTTTCATGCATACATTGGCAACCTTCAGCTTATCTTTCTGCAAGTGCAATCGAGTAAACCAGTACTACTGTGATATCCCCCCTGTGGTCGCCCTGTCCTGCTCATCCACCTTCATTGCAGAAATGCTTATTTTATTGATGGGCAGTATCTTTGGGGTTGGTGCTTTTCTGATCACTTTGATCTCCTACATATACATCGTGTCCACCATCCTAAAGATCCAGTCAGTAGAAGGGAAGCGCAAAGCCTTCTCCACCTGTGCTTCTCATCTTCTTGTCGTCTTCTTGTTCTATGGCACAACAATATTTACCTATATCCGCCCGTCCTCCAGTCAACACtctcctgccagagacagactcaTCTCTATGCTGTATGGGGTCATTACCCCCATGTTAAACCCCATTATCTATAGCCTGAGAAACACAGAAGTCAAAGGAGCACTCAGAAAAGTTTTACAATTTAAGATATATTTACAAAAAACATGA
- the LOC142837458 gene encoding olfactory receptor 5V1-like has translation MDVYNLTTVTQFVLIGLSDLPEVRYPLFMAFIIIYQITLLGNGAILLAIVMGRKLHTPMYYLLANLSLLDISCPSTTVPKILKNLLTEDHSISFVGCALQLYFLVALAGTEVFLLAVMAYDRYVAICFPLRYSLIMTTVRCVQMLVGTWAAGFLNSFIHTMSTFSLSFCKSNRVNQYYCDIPPVVALSCSSTYMAKMLVFVEGGIFGVGAFLITLVSYIYIVSTILKIQSVEGKQKAFSTCASHLLVVFLFYGTAIFTYIRPSSSQHSPARDRLISMLYGVITPMLNPIIYSLRNTEVKGALRKVLHLQIYSQKARCKNF, from the coding sequence ATGGATGTCTACAATCTTACCACAGTGACTCAGTTTGTCCTCATAGGGCTCTCTGACCTCCCTGAGGTGCGTTATCCCCTCTTCATGGCCTTTATCATCATCTATCAGATCACATTGCTAGGAAATGGGGCCATCCTCTTGGCCATAGTGATGGGGAGAAAGCTCCACACACCTATGTATTATTTGTTGGCCAATCTGTCCCTGCTAGACATATCCTGCCCATCAACAACTGTCCCCAAGATACTGAAGAATCTCTTGACTGAAGATCACAGCATTTCTTTTGTTGGGTGTGCTTTGCAGCTCTATTTCCTGGTGGCCCTAGCTGGGACTGAAGTTTTCTTGCTGGCTGTGATGGCTTATGACCGGTATGTGGCCATATGCTTCCCTCTGCGTTATTCCCTCATCATGACCACGGTTCGCTGTGTGCAGATGCTGGTGGGGACCTGGGCAGCTGGGTTTCTCAACTCCTTCATCCACACAATGTCCACATTTAGCCTGTCTTTTTGTAAGTCCAATCGAGTTAACCAGTACTACTGTGATATCCCCCCTGTGGTGGCCCTCTCCTGCTCATCCACCTACATGGCAAAAATGCTTGTTTTTGTTGAAGGAGGTATTTTTGGTGTTGGTGCTTTTCTGATCACCTTGGTCTCCTACATATACATCGTGTCCACCATCCTAAAGATCCAATCAGtggaaggaaagcagaaagcCTTCTCCACCTGTGCTTCTCATCTTCTTGTCGTCTTCTTGTTCTATGGCACAGCCATATTTACCTATATCCGCCCGTCCTCCAGTCAACACtctcctgccagagacagactcaTCTCTATGCTGTATGGGGTCATTACCCCCATGTTAAACCCCATTATCTACAGCCTGAGAAACACAGAAGTCAAAGGAGCACTCAGAAAAGTTTTACATCTTCAGATATATTCACAGAAAGCACGatgtaagaatttttaa